The following coding sequences lie in one Salvelinus fontinalis isolate EN_2023a chromosome 21, ASM2944872v1, whole genome shotgun sequence genomic window:
- the lmnb1 gene encoding lamin-B1: MATATSTPAGQRISTRSAAGSTPLSPTRISRLQEKEDLCNLNDRLAIYIDKVRSLESENSVLHLQISEKEDVRTRELTGLKSLYETELADARRSLDDTAKERARLQIELGKIKSDHEQLLQNFAKKEFDAAGAQSRLRDMETQMNSKEAVLATTLSEKRALEACLVDLQGTVQELDAGLISAKKQLGEETLLRIDLENRYQSLSEELEFRKNMFEEEIKETRRRHETSLVEVDSGRAVEYEFKLAQALTEMRGQHDEQVKLYKDEMENTYVAKLENVRLSSEMNSSSASMAREELRESCLRVESLAAQMASMQKETRGWQDRIHELESALAQERDTSRRMLGEKEREIAEIRAKMQLQLDEYEQLLDVKLALDMEINAYRKLLEGEEERLKLSPSPSSRVTVSRAQSSSRSVRTARGKRKRVDVEEQEASSSVSIAHSASTTGPVCIDELDTDGKFIRLHNTANENQAMVGYELTRTIGEVSATYKFTPKYVLKAGQKVTVWVSNAGVASNPPTDLVWKSQASWGTGEDVQVLLLNPQGEEVARRSTSYKTAMEDDDDEDDEGVEVIEEDLFHQQGDPRAAKRGCSIM, from the exons ATGGCAACCGCAACTTCAACTCCGGCCGGCCAAAGAATAAGCACACGCTCGGCCGCCGGTAGCACTCCATTGAGCCCCACGAGGATATCCAGGTTGCAGGAGAAAGAAGACCTCTGCAATTTGAACGACCGTCTAGCCATTTATATCGACAAAGTCCGGAGTCTAGAGTCCGAAAACAGCGTTCTTCACCTGCAGATTTCTGAGAAGGAAGATGTAAGAACCCGGGAGCTTACTGGTTTGAAATCACTGTATGAAACCGAGCTCGCTGACGCTAGAAGATCTCTCGATGACACCGCCAAAGAACGCGCGAGGTTGCAGATTGAATTGGGAAAGATCAAATCCGACCATGAGCAGTTATTGCAGAA CTTTGCCAAGAAGGAGTTTGATGCGGCTGGTGCCCAGTCCCGACTCAGGGACATGGAGACCCAGATGAACTCAAAGGAAGCGGTGTTGGCCACCACACTGTCAGAGAAGAGGGCCCTGGAAGCCTGCCTGGTTGACCTGCAGGGAACTGTCCAGGAG TTGGATGCTGGCTTGATCTCTGCCAAGAAGCAGCTGGGAGAGGAGACTCTGCTTCGCATCGACCTGGAGAACCGTTACCAGAGCCTGTCTGAGGAGCTGGAGTTCCGCAAGAACATGTTCGAGGAG GAGATCAAGGAGACACGGAGGAGACACGAGACGAGTCTGGTGGAGGTGGACTCTGGCCGGGCTGTGGAGTACGAGTTCAAACTGGCCCAGGCCCTGACTGAGATGAGGGGGCAGCACGACGAGCAGGTCAAACTTTACAAGGACGAGATGGAGAACACTTACGTGGCCAAG CTGGAGAACGTGCGCCTGTCATCGGAGATGAACAGCTCGTCGGCCAGCATGGCTCGTGAGGAGCTCCGGGAGTCGTGCCTGCGTGTGGAGAGCCTAGCCGCCCAGATGGCCAGCATGCAGAAAGAG ACCCGTGGATGGCAGGACCGGATCCACGAGCTGGAGTCAGCCCTGGCCCAGGAGAGGGACACCAGCCGCAGGATGCTGGGGGAGAAGGAGCGGGAGATCGCGGAGATCCGGGCCAAGATGCAGCTACAGCTGGACGAGTACGAGCAGCTGCTGGATGTCAAATTGGCCTTGGACATGGAGATCAATGCCTACAGGAAgctactggagggagaggaggagag ACTGAAGCTGTCCCCCAGCCCGTCGTCCCGTGTCACCGTCTCCCGTGCCCAGTCCAGCTCTCGCAGCGTGCGTACCGCCCGGGGAAAGAGAAAGCGTGTGGATGTGGAAGAGCAGGAGGCCAGCAGCTCCGTCTCCATCGCCCACTCCGCCTCGACCACCGGCCCAGTGTGCATTGATGAGCTCGACACTGACGGGAAGTTCATCCGCCTGCACAACACCGCCAATGAG AACCAAGCCATGGTGGGCTATGAGCTGACCAGGACCATCGGAGAAGTCTCTGCCACCTACAAGTTTACTCCCAAATATGTCCTGAAGGCAGGCCAGAAAGTCACG gtGTGGGTGTCCAATGCGGGTGTGGCCTCCAACCCCCCCACAGACTTGGTGTGGAAGAGCCAGGCGTCCTGGGGCACAGGGGAGGATGTCCAGGTGCTGCTGCTCAACCCTCAGGGAGAG GAGGTGGCCAGGAGGAGCACCTCGTACAAGACAGCCatggaggatgatgatgatgaggatgacgaGGGAGTGGAGGTCATTGAGGAAGATCTCTTCCACCAGCAG GGAGACCCACGTGCCGCCAAGAGGGGTTGCTCCATAATGTAA